Proteins found in one Quercus robur chromosome 2, dhQueRobu3.1, whole genome shotgun sequence genomic segment:
- the LOC126713230 gene encoding trehalase-like isoform X3 — MTTTQALNFKQLSFTYFALLFSLLPQLTTTMAAVTESLSHCSSSDKGPVVPTTPLVKFLERVQEAALKTFKETNFDPKLYVDLSLKLNFSTTEKAFDQLQKSANGSLSVEGLKGFIDKYFGGAGSDLVYVEPVDFVPEPEGFLPKVENPEVRAWALEIHALWKNLSRKVSDEVHKRPELHTILPLPEQGVIPGSRFREVYYWDSYWVIRGLLASKMHETAKAIVTNLIYLIEEYGYVLNGARAYYTNRSQPPLLSAMVHAIYSRTGDMQLVRKSLPALLKEYHFWNSGIHKVTIQDAQSCNHTLNRYYAMWNKPRPESSTIDTKSASNISNVSEKQHFYREVASSAESGWDFSTRWMRNPPDLTTLATTSILPVDLNAYILRMELDIAFLAKVTGDNSTAEHFLKASQARKEAIKSVFWNAEMGQWLDYWLNDSTCQEPQTWEACNQNQNVFASNFIPLWIESFHSDKSLVKKVMESLKKSGLLRAAGIATSLTNSGEQWDFPNGWAPLQHMIVEGLGRSESKKARSVAEDIAVRWIRTNYVGYKKTGTMHEKYDVDKCGEFGGGGEYAPQTGFGWSNGVVLAFLEEFGWPQDRKIGC; from the exons ATGACAACCACTCAAGCTCTTAACTTTAAACAACTTTCTTTCACATATTTTGCTCTACTTTTCTCATTATTGCCACAACTAACAACAACAATGGCGGCAGTCACAGAATCTTTATCACATTGCAGTTCTTCTGACAAGGGTCCTGTAGTTCCCACAACCCCTTTGGTCAAATTTCTTGAACGTGTCCAAGAAGCCGCTCTCAAAACCtttaaagaaacaaactttGACCCAAAACTCTACGTTGATTTGTCACTAAAGTTGAATTTTTCAACCACTGAGAAAGCTTTTGATCAGCTTCAAAAGTCTGCAAATGGGTCTTTATCGGTTGAGGGGTTAAAAGGGTTTATAGACAAGTATTTTGGGGGTGCAGGGAGTGACTTGGTGTACGTTGAACCAGTGGATTTTGTGCCTGAACCTGAGGGGTTTTTGCCAAAGGTTGAGAATCCAGAAGTGAGAGCCTGGGCTTTGGAAATACATGCTTTGTGGAAGAATTTGAGCAGGAAAGTCTCTGATGAGGTCCACAAGCGACCAGAGTTGCATACTATTCTTCCTTTGCCTGAGCAGGGGGTGATTCCGGGATCAAGATTTCGAGAGGTGTACTACTGGGATTCTTATTGGGTAATTAG GGGCTTGCTAGCAAGTAAGATGCATGAGACTGCAAAAGCAATTGTGACTAATCTTATTTACTTAATAGAAGAATATGGTTATGTCCTTAATGGTGCAAGGGCTTATTACACAAATAGAAG CCAGCCTCCCCTCCTGAGTGCTATGGTTCATGCCATATACAGCAGGACTGGTGATATGCAATTGGTTAGAAAATCTCTCCCTGCACTTCTCAAAGAGTATCACTTTTGGAATTCAG GAATACATAAGGTGACCATTCAAGATGCTCAATCTTGCAACCACACCTTGAATCGGTATTATGCAATGTGGAACAAACCCAGGCCTGAATCTTCAACAATT GACACAAAATCTGCTTCCAACATCTCAAATGTCTCTGAAAAACAGCATTTTTACCGTGAAGTTGCTTCATCTGCTGAATCTGGCTGGGACTTCAGCACTCGGTGGATGAG GAATCCCCCAGATTTGACAACATTGGCTACAACGTCAATTTTACCTGTTGATTTAAATGCATATATACTCAGG ATGGAATTAGACATTGCCTTCTTAGCAAAAGTTACTGGAGATAATAGCACTGCTGAGCACTTCTTGAAAGCTTCTCAAGCCAGAAAGGAGGCAATCAAATCTGTTTTCTGGAATGCAGAGATGGGACAATGGCTTGATTACTGGCTAAATGATAGCACATGCCAG GAACCTCAAACTTGGGAAGCTTGTAACCAAAATCAGAATGTATTTGCTTCAAACTTCATCCCTTTGTGGATTGAGTCATTCCACTCAG ATAAATCCCTGGTGAAGAAAGTCATGGAAAGTCTTAAAAAATCAGGCCTGCTTCGTGCTGCTGGGATTGCAACTTCTTTGACAAATTCAGGAGAACAATG GGACTTTCCAAATGGTTGGGCACCACTTCAACACATGATAGTTGAAGGTCTGGGTAGGTCTGAATCAAAAAAAGCGAGGTCAGTGGCTGAAGACATTGCCGTGAGGTGGATTAGAACCAACTATGTCGGCTACAAGAAAACAGGcacaatgcatgaaaaatatgaCGTGGACAAGTGTGGAGAATTTGGAGGTGGTGGTGAATATGCACCCCAG ACTGGATTTGGCTGGTCAAATGGAGTTGTTTTAGCGTTTCTGGAGGAGTTTGGATGGCCTCAAGACCGGAAGATAGGTtgctaa
- the LOC126713230 gene encoding trehalase-like isoform X4 has protein sequence MTTTQALNFKQLSFTYFALLFSLLPQLTTTMAAVTESLSHCSSSDKGPVVPTTPLVKFLERVQEAALKTFKETNFDPKLYVDLSLKLNFSTTEKAFDQLQKSANGSLSVEGLKGFIDKYFGGAGSDLVYVEPVDFVPEPEGFLPKVENPEVRAWALEIHALWKNLSRKVSDEVHKRPELHTILPLPEQGVIPGSRFREVYYWDSYWVIRGLLASKMHETAKAIVTNLIYLIEEYGYVLNGARAYYTNRSQPPLLSAMVHAIYSRTGDMQLVRKSLPALLKEYHFWNSGIHKVTIQDAQSCNHTLNRYYAMWNKPRPESSTIDTKSASNISNVSEKQHFYREVASSAESGWDFSTRWMRNPPDLTTLATTSILPVDLNAYILRMELDIAFLAKVTGDNSTAEHFLKASQARKEAIKSVFWNAEMGQWLDYWLNDSTCQEPQTWEACNQNQNVFASNFIPLWIESFHSDKSLVKKVMESLKKSGLLRAAGIATSLTNSGEQWDFPNGWAPLQHMIVEGLGRSESKKARSVAEDIAVRWIRTNYVGYKKTGTMHEKYDVDKCGEFGGGGEYAPQTGFGWSNGVVLAFLEEFGWPQDRKIGC, from the exons ATGACAACCACTCAAGCTCTTAACTTTAAACAACTTTCTTTCACATATTTTGCTCTACTTTTCTCATTATTGCCACAACTAACAACAACAATGGCGGCAGTCACAGAATCTTTATCACATTGCAGTTCTTCTGACAAGGGTCCTGTAGTTCCCACAACCCCTTTGGTCAAATTTCTTGAACGTGTCCAAGAAGCCGCTCTCAAAACCtttaaagaaacaaactttGACCCAAAACTCTACGTTGATTTGTCACTAAAGTTGAATTTTTCAACCACTGAGAAAGCTTTTGATCAGCTTCAAAAGTCTGCAAATGGGTCTTTATCGGTTGAGGGGTTAAAAGGGTTTATAGACAAGTATTTTGGGGGTGCAGGGAGTGACTTGGTGTACGTTGAACCAGTGGATTTTGTGCCTGAACCTGAGGGGTTTTTGCCAAAGGTTGAGAATCCAGAAGTGAGAGCCTGGGCTTTGGAAATACATGCTTTGTGGAAGAATTTGAGCAGGAAAGTCTCTGATGAGGTCCACAAGCGACCAGAGTTGCATACTATTCTTCCTTTGCCTGAGCAGGGGGTGATTCCGGGATCAAGATTTCGAGAG GTGTACTATTGGGATTCTTATTGGGTAATTAG GGGCTTGCTAGCAAGTAAGATGCATGAGACTGCAAAAGCAATTGTGACTAATCTTATTTACTTAATAGAAGAATATGGTTATGTCCTTAATGGTGCAAGGGCTTATTACACAAATAGAAG CCAGCCTCCCCTCCTGAGTGCTATGGTTCATGCCATATACAGCAGGACTGGTGATATGCAATTGGTTAGAAAATCTCTCCCTGCACTTCTCAAAGAGTATCACTTTTGGAATTCAG GAATACATAAGGTGACCATTCAAGATGCTCAATCTTGCAACCACACCTTGAATCGGTATTATGCAATGTGGAACAAACCCAGGCCTGAATCTTCAACAATT GACACAAAATCTGCTTCCAACATCTCAAATGTCTCTGAAAAACAGCATTTTTACCGTGAAGTTGCTTCATCTGCTGAATCTGGCTGGGACTTCAGCACTCGGTGGATGAG GAATCCCCCAGATTTGACAACATTGGCTACAACGTCAATTTTACCTGTTGATTTAAATGCATATATACTCAGG ATGGAATTAGACATTGCCTTCTTAGCAAAAGTTACTGGAGATAATAGCACTGCTGAGCACTTCTTGAAAGCTTCTCAAGCCAGAAAGGAGGCAATCAAATCTGTTTTCTGGAATGCAGAGATGGGACAATGGCTTGATTACTGGCTAAATGATAGCACATGCCAG GAACCTCAAACTTGGGAAGCTTGTAACCAAAATCAGAATGTATTTGCTTCAAACTTCATCCCTTTGTGGATTGAGTCATTCCACTCAG ATAAATCCCTGGTGAAGAAAGTCATGGAAAGTCTTAAAAAATCAGGCCTGCTTCGTGCTGCTGGGATTGCAACTTCTTTGACAAATTCAGGAGAACAATG GGACTTTCCAAATGGTTGGGCACCACTTCAACACATGATAGTTGAAGGTCTGGGTAGGTCTGAATCAAAAAAAGCGAGGTCAGTGGCTGAAGACATTGCCGTGAGGTGGATTAGAACCAACTATGTCGGCTACAAGAAAACAGGcacaatgcatgaaaaatatgaCGTGGACAAGTGTGGAGAATTTGGAGGTGGTGGTGAATATGCACCCCAG ACTGGATTTGGCTGGTCAAATGGAGTTGTTTTAGCGTTTCTGGAGGAGTTTGGATGGCCTCAAGACCGGAAGATAGGTtgctaa
- the LOC126713230 gene encoding trehalase-like isoform X6 has product MTTTQALNFKQLSFTYFALLFSLLPQLTTTMAAVTESLSHCSSSDKGPVVPTTPLVKFLERVQEAALKTFKETNFDPKLYVDLSLKLNFSTTEKAFDQLQKSANGSLSVEGLKGFIDKYFGGAGSDLVYVEPVDFVPEPEGFLPKVENPEVRAWALEIHALWKNLSRKVSDEVHKRPELHTILPLPEQGVIPGSRFREVYYWDSYWVISSSDTGPVIPTTPLVTFLERVQEAALKTFNETNFDPKLYVDLSLKLDLSTTEKAFDEVRKSANGSLSVEGLKGFIEKYFEGAGNDMVYIEPVDFVPEPEGFLPKVENPEVRAWALKVHALWKNLSRKVSDEVHKRPELNTILPLPEQVMIPGSRFREVYYWDSYWVIRGLLASKMHETAKAIVTNLIYLIEEYGYVLNGARAYYTNRSQPPLLSAMVHAIYSRTGDMQLVRKSLPALLKEYHFWNSGIHKVTIQDAQSCNHTLNRYYAMWNKPRPESSTIDTKSASNISNVSEKQHFYREVASSAESGWDFSTRWMRWN; this is encoded by the exons ATGACAACCACTCAAGCTCTTAACTTTAAACAACTTTCTTTCACATATTTTGCTCTACTTTTCTCATTATTGCCACAACTAACAACAACAATGGCGGCAGTCACAGAATCTTTATCACATTGCAGTTCTTCTGACAAGGGTCCTGTAGTTCCCACAACCCCTTTGGTCAAATTTCTTGAACGTGTCCAAGAAGCCGCTCTCAAAACCtttaaagaaacaaactttGACCCAAAACTCTACGTTGATTTGTCACTAAAGTTGAATTTTTCAACCACTGAGAAAGCTTTTGATCAGCTTCAAAAGTCTGCAAATGGGTCTTTATCGGTTGAGGGGTTAAAAGGGTTTATAGACAAGTATTTTGGGGGTGCAGGGAGTGACTTGGTGTACGTTGAACCAGTGGATTTTGTGCCTGAACCTGAGGGGTTTTTGCCAAAGGTTGAGAATCCAGAAGTGAGAGCCTGGGCTTTGGAAATACATGCTTTGTGGAAGAATTTGAGCAGGAAAGTCTCTGATGAGGTCCACAAGCGACCAGAGTTGCATACTATTCTTCCTTTGCCTGAGCAGGGGGTGATTCCGGGATCAAGATTTCGAGAGGTGTACTACTGGGATTCTTATTGGGTAATTAG TTCTTCTGACACAGGCCCTGTGATTCCCACAACCCCTTTGGTCACTTTCCTTGAACGTGTCCAAGAAGCCGCTCTCAAAACCTTTAATGAAACCAACTTTGACCCAAAACTTTACGTTGATTTGTCACTTAAGTTGGATTTGTCAACCACTGAGAAAGCTTTTGATGAGGTTCGAAAGTCTGCAAATGGGTCTTTATCGGTTGAGGGGTTAAAAGGGTTTATAGAGAAGTATTTTGAGGGTGCAGGGAATGACATGGTGTACATTGAACCAGTGGATTTTGTGCCTGAACCTGAGGGGTTTTTACCAAAGGTTGAGAACCCAGAGGTGAGAGCCTGGGCTTTGAAGGTGCATGCTTTGTGGAAGAATTTGAGCAGGAAAGTCTCTGATGAGGTCCATAAGCGACCAGAATTGAATACTATTCTTCCTTTGCCTGAGCAGGTGATGATTCCAGGATCAAGATTTCGAGAGGTGTACTATTGGGATTCTTATTGGGTAATTAG GGGCTTGCTAGCAAGTAAGATGCATGAGACTGCAAAAGCAATTGTGACTAATCTTATTTACTTAATAGAAGAATATGGTTATGTCCTTAATGGTGCAAGGGCTTATTACACAAATAGAAG CCAGCCTCCCCTCCTGAGTGCTATGGTTCATGCCATATACAGCAGGACTGGTGATATGCAATTGGTTAGAAAATCTCTCCCTGCACTTCTCAAAGAGTATCACTTTTGGAATTCAG GAATACATAAGGTGACCATTCAAGATGCTCAATCTTGCAACCACACCTTGAATCGGTATTATGCAATGTGGAACAAACCCAGGCCTGAATCTTCAACAATT GACACAAAATCTGCTTCCAACATCTCAAATGTCTCTGAAAAACAGCATTTTTACCGTGAAGTTGCTTCATCTGCTGAATCTGGCTGGGACTTCAGCACTCGGTGGATGAG ATGGAATTAG
- the LOC126713230 gene encoding probable trehalase isoform X1, whose protein sequence is MTTTQALNFKQLSFTYFALLFSLLPQLTTTMAAVTESLSHCSSSDKGPVVPTTPLVKFLERVQEAALKTFKETNFDPKLYVDLSLKLNFSTTEKAFDQLQKSANGSLSVEGLKGFIDKYFGGAGSDLVYVEPVDFVPEPEGFLPKVENPEVRAWALEIHALWKNLSRKVSDEVHKRPELHTILPLPEQGVIPGSRFREVYYWDSYWVISSSDTGPVIPTTPLVTFLERVQEAALKTFNETNFDPKLYVDLSLKLDLSTTEKAFDEVRKSANGSLSVEGLKGFIEKYFEGAGNDMVYIEPVDFVPEPEGFLPKVENPEVRAWALKVHALWKNLSRKVSDEVHKRPELNTILPLPEQVMIPGSRFREVYYWDSYWVIRGLLASKMHETAKAIVTNLIYLIEEYGYVLNGARAYYTNRSQPPLLSAMVHAIYSRTGDMQLVRKSLPALLKEYHFWNSGIHKVTIQDAQSCNHTLNRYYAMWNKPRPESSTIDTKSASNISNVSEKQHFYREVASSAESGWDFSTRWMRNPPDLTTLATTSILPVDLNAYILRMELDIAFLAKVTGDNSTAEHFLKASQARKEAIKSVFWNAEMGQWLDYWLNDSTCQEPQTWEACNQNQNVFASNFIPLWIESFHSDKSLVKKVMESLKKSGLLRAAGIATSLTNSGEQWDFPNGWAPLQHMIVEGLGRSESKKARSVAEDIAVRWIRTNYVGYKKTGTMHEKYDVDKCGEFGGGGEYAPQTGFGWSNGVVLAFLEEFGWPQDRKIGC, encoded by the exons ATGACAACCACTCAAGCTCTTAACTTTAAACAACTTTCTTTCACATATTTTGCTCTACTTTTCTCATTATTGCCACAACTAACAACAACAATGGCGGCAGTCACAGAATCTTTATCACATTGCAGTTCTTCTGACAAGGGTCCTGTAGTTCCCACAACCCCTTTGGTCAAATTTCTTGAACGTGTCCAAGAAGCCGCTCTCAAAACCtttaaagaaacaaactttGACCCAAAACTCTACGTTGATTTGTCACTAAAGTTGAATTTTTCAACCACTGAGAAAGCTTTTGATCAGCTTCAAAAGTCTGCAAATGGGTCTTTATCGGTTGAGGGGTTAAAAGGGTTTATAGACAAGTATTTTGGGGGTGCAGGGAGTGACTTGGTGTACGTTGAACCAGTGGATTTTGTGCCTGAACCTGAGGGGTTTTTGCCAAAGGTTGAGAATCCAGAAGTGAGAGCCTGGGCTTTGGAAATACATGCTTTGTGGAAGAATTTGAGCAGGAAAGTCTCTGATGAGGTCCACAAGCGACCAGAGTTGCATACTATTCTTCCTTTGCCTGAGCAGGGGGTGATTCCGGGATCAAGATTTCGAGAGGTGTACTACTGGGATTCTTATTGGGTAATTAG TTCTTCTGACACAGGCCCTGTGATTCCCACAACCCCTTTGGTCACTTTCCTTGAACGTGTCCAAGAAGCCGCTCTCAAAACCTTTAATGAAACCAACTTTGACCCAAAACTTTACGTTGATTTGTCACTTAAGTTGGATTTGTCAACCACTGAGAAAGCTTTTGATGAGGTTCGAAAGTCTGCAAATGGGTCTTTATCGGTTGAGGGGTTAAAAGGGTTTATAGAGAAGTATTTTGAGGGTGCAGGGAATGACATGGTGTACATTGAACCAGTGGATTTTGTGCCTGAACCTGAGGGGTTTTTACCAAAGGTTGAGAACCCAGAGGTGAGAGCCTGGGCTTTGAAGGTGCATGCTTTGTGGAAGAATTTGAGCAGGAAAGTCTCTGATGAGGTCCATAAGCGACCAGAATTGAATACTATTCTTCCTTTGCCTGAGCAGGTGATGATTCCAGGATCAAGATTTCGAGAGGTGTACTATTGGGATTCTTATTGGGTAATTAG GGGCTTGCTAGCAAGTAAGATGCATGAGACTGCAAAAGCAATTGTGACTAATCTTATTTACTTAATAGAAGAATATGGTTATGTCCTTAATGGTGCAAGGGCTTATTACACAAATAGAAG CCAGCCTCCCCTCCTGAGTGCTATGGTTCATGCCATATACAGCAGGACTGGTGATATGCAATTGGTTAGAAAATCTCTCCCTGCACTTCTCAAAGAGTATCACTTTTGGAATTCAG GAATACATAAGGTGACCATTCAAGATGCTCAATCTTGCAACCACACCTTGAATCGGTATTATGCAATGTGGAACAAACCCAGGCCTGAATCTTCAACAATT GACACAAAATCTGCTTCCAACATCTCAAATGTCTCTGAAAAACAGCATTTTTACCGTGAAGTTGCTTCATCTGCTGAATCTGGCTGGGACTTCAGCACTCGGTGGATGAG GAATCCCCCAGATTTGACAACATTGGCTACAACGTCAATTTTACCTGTTGATTTAAATGCATATATACTCAGG ATGGAATTAGACATTGCCTTCTTAGCAAAAGTTACTGGAGATAATAGCACTGCTGAGCACTTCTTGAAAGCTTCTCAAGCCAGAAAGGAGGCAATCAAATCTGTTTTCTGGAATGCAGAGATGGGACAATGGCTTGATTACTGGCTAAATGATAGCACATGCCAG GAACCTCAAACTTGGGAAGCTTGTAACCAAAATCAGAATGTATTTGCTTCAAACTTCATCCCTTTGTGGATTGAGTCATTCCACTCAG ATAAATCCCTGGTGAAGAAAGTCATGGAAAGTCTTAAAAAATCAGGCCTGCTTCGTGCTGCTGGGATTGCAACTTCTTTGACAAATTCAGGAGAACAATG GGACTTTCCAAATGGTTGGGCACCACTTCAACACATGATAGTTGAAGGTCTGGGTAGGTCTGAATCAAAAAAAGCGAGGTCAGTGGCTGAAGACATTGCCGTGAGGTGGATTAGAACCAACTATGTCGGCTACAAGAAAACAGGcacaatgcatgaaaaatatgaCGTGGACAAGTGTGGAGAATTTGGAGGTGGTGGTGAATATGCACCCCAG ACTGGATTTGGCTGGTCAAATGGAGTTGTTTTAGCGTTTCTGGAGGAGTTTGGATGGCCTCAAGACCGGAAGATAGGTtgctaa
- the LOC126713230 gene encoding probable trehalase isoform X2: MTTTQALNFKQLSFTYFALLFSLLPQLTTTMAAVTESLSHCSSSDKGPVVPTTPLVKFLERVQEAALKTFKETNFDPKLYVDLSLKLNFSTTEKAFDQLQKSANGSLSVEGLKGFIDKYFGGAGSDLVYVEPVDFVPEPEGFLPKVENPEVRAWALEIHALWKNLSRKVSDEVHKRPELHTILPLPEQGVIPGSRFREVYYWDSYWVISSSDTGPVIPTTPLVTFLERVQEAALKTFNETNFDPKLYVDLSLKLDLSTTEKAFDEVRKSANGSLSVEGLKGFIEKYFEGAGNDMVYIEPVDFVPEPEGFLPKVENPEVRAWALKVHALWKNLSRKVSDEVHKRPELNTILPLPEQVMIPGSRFREVYYWDSYWVIRGLLASKMHETAKAIVTNLIYLIEEYGYVLNGARAYYTNRSQPPLLSAMVHAIYSRTGDMQLVRKSLPALLKEYHFWNSGIHKVTIQDAQSCNHTLNRYYAMWNKPRPESSTIDTKSASNISNVSEKQHFYREVASSAESGWDFSTRWMRNPPDLTTLATTSILPVDLNAYILRMELDIAFLAKVTGDNSTAEHFLKASQARKEAIKSVFWNAEMGQWLDYWLNDSTCQEPQTWEACNQNQNVFASNFIPLWIESFHSDKSLVKKVMESLKKSGLLRAAGIATSLTNSGEQWDFPNGWAPLQHMIVEGLGRSESKKARSVAEDIAVRWIRTNYVGYKKTGTMHEKYDVDKCGEFGGGGEYAPQTGFGWSNGVVLAFLEEFGWPQDRKIGC; this comes from the exons ATGACAACCACTCAAGCTCTTAACTTTAAACAACTTTCTTTCACATATTTTGCTCTACTTTTCTCATTATTGCCACAACTAACAACAACAATGGCGGCAGTCACAGAATCTTTATCACATTGCAGTTCTTCTGACAAGGGTCCTGTAGTTCCCACAACCCCTTTGGTCAAATTTCTTGAACGTGTCCAAGAAGCCGCTCTCAAAACCtttaaagaaacaaactttGACCCAAAACTCTACGTTGATTTGTCACTAAAGTTGAATTTTTCAACCACTGAGAAAGCTTTTGATCAGCTTCAAAAGTCTGCAAATGGGTCTTTATCGGTTGAGGGGTTAAAAGGGTTTATAGACAAGTATTTTGGGGGTGCAGGGAGTGACTTGGTGTACGTTGAACCAGTGGATTTTGTGCCTGAACCTGAGGGGTTTTTGCCAAAGGTTGAGAATCCAGAAGTGAGAGCCTGGGCTTTGGAAATACATGCTTTGTGGAAGAATTTGAGCAGGAAAGTCTCTGATGAGGTCCACAAGCGACCAGAGTTGCATACTATTCTTCCTTTGCCTGAGCAGGGGGTGATTCCGGGATCAAGATTTCGAGAGGTGTACTACTGGGATTCTTATTGGGTAATTAG TTCTTCTGACACAGGCCCTGTGATTCCCACAACCCCTTTGGTCACTTTCCTTGAACGTGTCCAAGAAGCCGCTCTCAAAACCTTTAATGAAACCAACTTTGACCCAAAACTTTACGTTGATTTGTCACTTAAGTTGGATTTGTCAACCACTGAGAAAGCTTTTGATGAGGTTCGAAAGTCTGCAAATGGGTCTTTATCGGTTGAGGGGTTAAAAGGGTTTATAGAGAAGTATTTTGAGGGTGCAGGGAATGACATGGTGTACATTGAACCAGTGGATTTTGTGCCTGAACCTGAGGGGTTTTTACCAAAGGTTGAGAACCCAGAGGTGAGAGCCTGGGCTTTGAAGGTGCATGCTTTGTGGAAGAATTTGAGCAGGAAAGTCTCTGATGAGGTCCATAAGCGACCAGAATTGAATACTATTCTTCCTTTGCCTGAGCAGGTGATGATTCCAGGATCAAGATTTCGAGAGGTGTACTATTGGGATTCTTATTGGGTAATTAG GGGCTTGCTAGCAAGTAAGATGCATGAGACTGCAAAAGCAATTGTGACTAATCTTATTTACTTAATAGAAGAATATGGTTATGTCCTTAATGGTGCAAGGGCTTATTACACAAATAGAAG CCAGCCTCCCCTCCTGAGTGCTATGGTTCATGCCATATACAGCAGGACTGGTGATATGCAATTGGTTAGAAAATCTCTCCCTGCACTTCTCAAAGAGTATCACTTTTGGAATTCAG GAATACATAAGGTGACCATTCAAGATGCTCAATCTTGCAACCACACCTTGAATCGGTATTATGCAATGTGGAACAAACCCAGGCCTGAATCTTCAACAATT GACACAAAATCTGCTTCCAACATCTCAAATGTCTCTGAAAAACAGCATTTTTACCGTGAAGTTGCTTCATCTGCTGAATCTGGCTGGGACTTCAGCACTCGGTGGATGAG GAATCCCCCAGATTTGACAACATTGGCTACAACGTCAATTTTACCTGTTGATTTAAATGCATATATACTCAGG ATGGAATTAGACATTGCCTTCTTAGCAAAAGTTACTGGAGATAATAGCACTGCTGAGCACTTCTTGAAAGCTTCTCAAGCCAGAAAGGAGGCAATCAAATCTGTTTTCTGGAATGCAGAGATGGGACAATGGCTTGATTACTGGCTAAATGATAGCACATGCCAG GAACCTCAAACTTGGGAAGCTTGTAACCAAAATCAGAATGTATTTGCTTCAAACTTCATCCCTTTGTGGATTGAGTCATTCCACTCAG ATAAATCCCTGGTGAAGAAAGTCATGGAAAGTCTTAAAAAATCAGGCCTGCTTCGTGCTGCTGGGATTGCAACTTCTTTGACAAATTCAGGAGAACAATG GGACTTTCCAAATGGTTGGGCACCACTTCAACACATGATAGTTGAAGGTCTGGGTAGGTCTGAATCAAAAAAAGCGAGGTCAGTGGCTGAAGACATTGCCGTGAGGTGGATTAGAACCAACTATGTCGGCTACAAGAAAACAGGcacaatgcatgaaaaatatgaCGTGGACAAGTGTGGAGAATTTGGAGGTGGTGGTGAATATGCACCCCAG ACTGGATTTGGCTGGTCAAATGGAGTTGTTTTAGCGTTTCTGGAGGAGTTTGGATGGCCTCAAGACCGGAAGATAGGTtg CTAA